The Astyanax mexicanus isolate ESR-SI-001 chromosome 8, AstMex3_surface, whole genome shotgun sequence sequence GTTATTTTATGTTTCTTCCTTGAAGTTCCCAAAGGGTTGCAGATTTCAAATTCATCTATATACAATCCTAAAGAAATTGATAATTCTTCTTGAGAAATAATTGGATTCTCTTTAAAATACAGTCCATCATGAAAAGATCTGTACTGACCAGAGAGCGATGGTAGATTTGTTTCCTCTAAAACTTTGTCAATTACATCACACTTGTTCAACAATGCTGGCAACACACCTGAAATTGGAACATAAACAAATGTTTTGTTAAGTAAAGGATCTAACACATACTCAGTTGGCTCAATTACGTTGAATCTTTCCTTGTAAAACAACTGTCTTTTGTATTCAGTTCCCAGTGGTCCACTCTGTGACAGACAACTAAAAGGATTGGTTTCCTGTAAGCTTTCCTTTAACAACTTTAGTGTGGCCTCATCTATATTACAACTGAGCTCTGTAAAAAtgttttctgcagttttttttgaCAGGTCACCTGCTAAAATTCCAATTTCGTGAAGTTCATTGATTATTTCCTGGGTAGCTGATTTAGATACATGCAAGATGGCTTGCATTCGTAGAAGCAAAGATGCAAGTCTATTCCTAATTTTGTCACCAATGCTACCTCGCTCTTCTTCATCATCAGcagcatcctcatcatcatcagacTGAAAATCAAAACTATCACGAACAGCTGACTCAGTGTTATTAGAAGAATACCCACCAGTGTCTAATAGGGGATCAGAGTTTTCACCATGTGGTGAGCCATAAAGAAGCTCTGCtttaaaattttgtaaaaaatCCAAGGCATGATATCGACTTCTGTGAGAGGTAAAACTGGAATAAACTTTTGACTTAAAATTACAACCATTAAATGGGCAGGTGACAGTTTCCTTGTTTTTTAAATGAGTGTTAAGATGACAAAAGTATTGTTTATGATTTGCAGGTTGACTAAATGCACATAGCAGACATCTGactctaaaattcactttttcaccGTAGCAAAATCCATGTTGTCTCACATGTATTCCAAGAGCCTTGTGTGACTTAAAAGAGCACACACAGTCACTGTAAATACAAGGAATCGGTACTCGTCCTCCGTAATGAGAGTGGCTTGATCTGTAATGTCCAAGTATTTTTCGACGATTGTTTGTGAAGTAAGTGCAAAGCTTACATTTCCACTTCATGCAT is a genomic window containing:
- the LOC111190420 gene encoding uncharacterized protein LOC111190420 isoform X1; the protein is MKWKCKLCTYFTNNRRKILGHYRSSHSHYGGRVPIPCIYSDCVCSFKSHKALGIHVRQHGFCYGEKVNFRVRCLLCAFSQPANHKQYFCHLNTHLKNKETVTCPFNGCNFKSKVYSSFTSHRSRYHALDFLQNFKAELLYGSPHGENSDPLLDTGGYSSNNTESAVRDSFDFQSDDDEDAADDEEERGSIGDKIRNRLASLLLRMQAILHVSKSATQEIINELHEIGILAGDLSKKTAENIFTELSCNIDEATLKLLKESLQETNPFSCLSQSGPLGTEYKRQLFYKERFNVIEPTEYVLDPLLNKTFVYVPISGVLPALLNKCDVIDKVLEETNLPSLSGQYRSFHDGLYFKENPIISQEELSISLGLYIDEFEICNPLGTSRKKHKITAIYWVIANLPAKYRSALSSIYLALLSNSNDVKTFGYAQIVEPLLKELCTLETKGFYIDRLGTFVKGTVLYVSSDNLGAHSFAGFQESFSVDKFCRFCLASRSDIQSTSVRTGCFPLRTKILHNEAVKSLKEHESIVVDGVKGDCVLNELNYFHCITGFPPDLLHDLLEGIVPVELCLCLKTLIGKKYFTLEELN